A genomic segment from Candidatus Zymogenus saltonus encodes:
- a CDS encoding homocysteine S-methyltransferase family protein, with protein MGEIDIKERLKNGNILLLDGAMGTQLILRGIKSGETSETWILTRPDDVSAIHKDYFDAGADIVLTNTFGGTPLKLSHFGLAERAEDVNRRAAELAKSVCPEGRFVAGDIGPTGKLLKPYGDADEEELFENFKLQAKALADGGVDLVIIETMMDLKEGELALKAALTTELPVFACVTFDKKKRGYFTMMGNSPEDVVKSLIDLGATAVGANCTLRIGDMVDLIKEISAVSTVPVIAEPNAGSPELENGKPKYMDGPKEFAQKVPDLISAGAVIVGGCCGTTPETTREIRKIIDSM; from the coding sequence ATGGGCGAAATTGATATTAAGGAGAGATTGAAGAACGGCAATATTCTCCTTCTGGACGGGGCCATGGGCACACAGCTCATTCTCAGGGGAATTAAGTCCGGTGAGACTTCGGAGACCTGGATTTTGACAAGGCCGGACGACGTCTCGGCCATTCACAAGGACTACTTCGACGCCGGGGCGGATATCGTCCTTACAAATACCTTCGGCGGAACGCCCTTAAAGCTCTCCCACTTCGGGCTTGCGGAGAGGGCGGAGGATGTAAACAGGAGGGCGGCGGAGCTCGCAAAATCGGTCTGTCCCGAAGGACGGTTTGTCGCGGGGGACATAGGCCCCACGGGAAAGCTCCTGAAGCCTTACGGAGACGCCGACGAGGAGGAGCTCTTCGAGAACTTCAAGCTTCAAGCCAAGGCGCTGGCGGATGGCGGGGTCGACCTCGTCATCATCGAGACGATGATGGACCTGAAGGAGGGGGAGCTGGCCCTGAAGGCGGCGCTCACAACTGAGCTTCCGGTCTTTGCATGCGTCACTTTCGACAAGAAGAAGCGCGGCTATTTTACAATGATGGGAAACAGCCCCGAAGATGTGGTGAAATCGCTGATCGATCTCGGGGCGACGGCAGTGGGCGCCAACTGCACCTTAAGGATAGGTGATATGGTGGATCTTATCAAGGAGATCTCGGCCGTATCGACGGTCCCTGTGATCGCCGAGCCGAACGCGGGTAGCCCGGAGCTCGAAAACGGAAAGCCGAAGTACATGGACGGCCCGAAGGAGTTCGCACAGAAGGTTCCCGACCTGATATCGGCCGGGGCCGTTATAGTCGGGGGATGCTGCGGGACGACGCCCGAAACCACAAGGGAGATAAGAAAAATAATCGACTCAATGTAG